In the Natrinema amylolyticum genome, CGACCGCTACGGCGTGCCGGCGGACGCGACGGTCCGCGACGAGCACTGCGATTGCGACTGCGGGCTCCCCAAGATGCGCGTCGAGCGCGGTCTCGCCTTCAACGTCTGCCTCGACCGCGGCTGTGAGTCCCTCGACGCGGCGGTCAAGGGAGCCTTCGACCGCGAGTGGGAGTGCCCAGAACCGGACTGCGACGGCGACCTCCGGATCCTCCGGCGCGGTGGGCTCATCGCCGGCTGCGAGCACTACCCCGACTGCGACACCGGTTTCGCCGTCCCCGCGGGCGTCGTCGACGGCGAGTGCGACTGCGGGCTACCGACCTTCGAGACCGCCAGCGGCGTCCGCTGTCTCGACGCGACCTGCGATCGCGCACTCGAGAGCCCGCTCGGGGCCGACTCCGTCGCCGACGACTGACTCCTACCGTGTCGTCTTCCCACCGCGCGACAGCCGAAAGATCAGCCGGCGCTGCGGTGGGCGGGACTGAAAGGGGCTGGTGCGCTGAGCGGACGCCTCGCGTCCGCGATGCTCGGGAGAGCGACGCTCTCCCGTTGCTCGACGAACCCCGACGATGCAAGGACCGGAAGGAGCGAGCGGAGCGAGCGACCGAGGACCGCAGCGAGGCGCGGGAGTCGAGCGCACCAGGGGCTTTCAGCGTGTTCGATTCGGACCCGATTCCTCAGGAAACGATAGTGACGACGAATAGGGATCGATCCGCAGCCACTTAGTGCCGGCCGGCCAAACCCCGGCTATGTCACTCGAGGGGCGGTTCGACGCGGACGAGGGGGTCGTCCACGTGGGCGGCGACGCGCGCCAGCGATATCACGACTCGCGGGGCTACGGCTATCCGCTCGAGGGGAACGAGATCGCGCTCGCGCCCGTGGAAGCGGCCCACCTCCTGTATCGAGGGGACCTCGAGGCGGTCGTGAATACCGCGAGCGGCGAACGGCTCGGGTTCCGGGAGTTCATCGCCCGCGAGCCCGGCGACGATTTCGGCGTTCGGTTTCTCGTCTACGCGGATCTGCGATCGCGGGGCTTCTACCTCTCGCCGGCCGCGGAGCCGTGGGTGTCGGACCCGCCCGGCGGCGAGGCCGACTTCGCGGTGTTCCCGCGAGGGAAGGGGCCCGGCGACGGCGAAATTGCCTACGCCTTGCGGATCATCGGCGAGCGAACCGACATTCCCGCCGCCGAGCTCCGGGAGGGCGTGCTGGCGGTGGTCGACGAGGAGAGCGAAATCACCTACTTCGAGGTCGGCCGCCGTGACCCGACGGGGACCTCGGACTCCGACGCGTCGCTGCCCACGGAGTGCGAGGCCGACCTGCTCGCCGACCGGGTCGTCGTCTGGGAGCCGCCGCTCGACCTCTACGAGCGGACGTTCTACGGCCAGCCCCTCGAGGGCCGGGAGTACGACGAGCCGACGCTGCAGTGTTCCCTGCTCGAGGCGGCCTACCTCGCCGAACGGGGGGCGATCGACCTCGAGCCCGAGACGGTCCGCGAGCGGGGTCGCGAGGTCGAGGGCGAGCGCTTCGATCGGCGGCTGACCGTCTACACTGCGCTCCGGGAACGCGGCGTCGTCCCCAAGACGGGGTACAAGTTCGGCGCCGACTTCCGGACCTACGCCGACGTGGAGTCCGTCGAGGATCTCGGCCACTCCGAGTTGTTGGTTCGCGTCCATCCCGCCGGCTACGTCTTCGAGCCGCGGGATCTGGCGCTGGACGTGCGGCTCGCTCACGGCGTCCGGAAGACGATGGTGTTCGCACTGGTGGGCGAGGGATCCGACGGCCGCGCGGAACTCGAGTGGTGGTCGCTCGAGCGGCTGACGCCCTGAGTCGGCCGTCGCTCGGCCGTCGGCGACGCCGCGTCGATCGGTACGGCCCGTCGACCCGCGCCGACTGACCGCTCGTTTCTCACAACAGTCCGCGCGAGCGGAATCCTCAAAACCCCGACGGACGAGGAACGCACCATGCAACTCGAGGTGATCGGCGTCGGCGGCGCGGGCTGTCGGATCGCCGACGCGATCCGGGCCGCGGAGCCGACCGACCGCTCGTTTCTCACCGATGTCTTCGCGTTCGACACCGACGGGAACGACCTGAATCGGACCGTCATCCCCGAATCGAACCGGGTTCGGTACGGCCCCGACGATATCGAGGGCGGCCTCGAAGGCGATCTCGAACGAGGGCGGTCCGTCGGCCGAGATTACGCCGACGACCTCCTCGAGAGCGCGGACCGTTCCACACCGGGCGCGGCCGACGGGATTCTCGTCGCGGTCGGCCTCGGCGGGGCGACCGGCAGCGGTGCGGTCCCCGCGCTCGTCTCAGCGCTCCAGCGGCGGTCCGACGCGCCGGTCTACGTCCTGGCGACGCTGCCGGCCGACCGCGAGTTCGACGCCGCGGCGGACGCGTCGGGAAGCGGCCCTCGCGCGAGCGAGCCGAGCACCGCCGACGCACCGCCGCGACCGAACGCGGCGGTGAACGCCGTCGCCACCCTCGAGCGACTCGACGGGGTCGCGAGCGCGATCATCACGTTCGACAACGAGGACTGGCTCCGCCCCGGCGAGACGCTCGCCGACGGTCGCGACCGCTGCAACCGCGAGCTGGCGACGCGCGTCGCGGCCGTCTTCGCCGACGGCGGCGGTTCAGCGGAGTCGGTCGCCCAGACCGTCATCGATGCGAGCGACATCCGCCGGATCGTCGGCGACCAGTCGGCCATCGTCGCGCTCGGCTACGGAGACCAGGCGGTCGAGACGAGCGGCTCGCGGTTCGGCCTCGGGCTCCTGTCGGCGGAGCCGGACGTCGACACGAGCGAGGCGGTCAGCGCCGTCGAGACGGTGGTCAGAAAGGGGATCCGCGGGAAATTGACCCTCGACTGTGACCCCGAAACGGCCGAGCGCGGACTGCTGATCGTCGGCGGCCCGCCGGCGTGGCTCAACCGACGCGCGATCGCCGAGGGACGGCGAACCCTCGAGTCGGCCGTCGGCGGTTCGGGCATCCTCGGCGGCGATTCGCCCCGGCCCGACGGCGACCGCGTCTTCGCAGCGGTCGTCCTCGCCGGCGTCGAATCGGATCGACTCGCGGCGTTGCGAACGGCGGCCGATCGGGCCGACCAGACGGACCGAGCCGACTGACGTCGACTCCGGACGCGATAGCTCGCGGAATCGCTCGTTAGTTCGTCGCCCGAGCTATGCGAATCGCTTGAGGAACCGTTTCCCCAGGACGACCTCCGTCCCCGCCAATCCGACCGAGCAAAAGAGCGTGACGTCGTCCTCGCGCTGCCGGCCGAGTCCCGGGTCCTCGAGCATGTCGGCGAGTTCGATCATCCGCTCGCGGTCCTCGCCCGCCACGATGTACGGGCGGTCGTAGTCGTCGACCTGCGGGAGCGAGTCGGTGGCGACGACGTCGGCGCGATCGACGACCGCGAGCGGGAGTTCGTGGGCGTCCCGAAATCGCGGTCCGATCGTCGTGACGTGGGTGCCGGGCGCGAGCCAGTCGGCATCGAAGACCGGCTCCTCGCTGTCGGTCGCACAGACGAGCGCCTCGGCTTCGCGGACGACCGGTTCGGGGTCGTCGACCGCGCGAACGGGCGGGTCGACCTCGCCGTCGACCGTCTCGGCGAAGGATTCGCGGCTTCCGGTGGTCGGACTGTAGACCAGTACCTCCGTGAACTCGCGGGCCGCACAGGCCGCACCGACCTGCGCTCGAGCCTGGAAGCCCGACCCGAGAACGCCGACCGTCTCGCACCCTTCGCGAGCGAGACGGTCGATCGCGACGCCGCCGATGCCCCCAGTGCGGAGGCCACCGATCGCATGGCCGACGACCAGCCCTTCGAACGCGCCGGTCGTCGCGTCGAAAATCGCTACCAGTTCCGTGTGTCCCTCGCCGTCATCGGGATGGGTCTCGTAGACTCGGAAGCCGGCGGCGTTAGCCGGACCAGTCGCGGCTCCCGCAGTGAAGACGAGTTCGCCCTCGCCGGCGTCGACGTGCCAGCGCGGCGGGGCCTCGAGGGTGCCGGCGGCCCGTTCAGCGAACGCCGACCGCACGGCGTCGACGACCCCCTCGTAGTCGAACTGCGAGTAGATATCGCCGTCCGTCAGGATCGGAACGTCGGTCACGATCGACGTATCAGTCGGAGGAACCATAACAGGTGCGGCACAGGAATCGTTCGAGAACCGAACCGCTACGGCTCACCGGGAATCGCGGCCCCCTCGTGCTCGAGCAACCGTCGTTTCAACGCCAGTCCGCCCGCGTAGCCGGTGAGCGAGTCCGCGCCGACGATTCGGTGACAGGGCACGATCACGGGAACCGGATTGCGGCCGCAGGCCTGCCCGACCGCGATCGGTGCGCTGTCGAGTGCCGACGCGATCTCCCCGTACGTTCGGGTTTCGCCGGCCGGAATCGCCGTCATCGCGCGCATGACAGTCCCCGTGAAGTCGTCGGGAAACGCGATCTCGAGGTCGAACGCCGTCCGCTCGCCGGCCTCGTACTCCCGCACCTGGTCGCGGATCACCGCCGGCTCCGCGTCGATCGCCGAGCCGTCGATCTCCTGTTCGCGCCCGAATAGCTGAATCCGCATCGTACTCGACGTTCGGGGCGCACCGACATCACTCTCGGTGACCGAATATTTCGGCAGAGCCGAAGCCGAAGGCTTTTGCGCGCTGG is a window encoding:
- a CDS encoding DUF91 domain-containing protein, which encodes MLEIKPAKRTGLQTTSSSMVLPDNTVLVHDVDGYQPVAWLTRADSVSSDRRDGFTLVAKKDTQTLRIATHERDGFAHYPASAAGTPVGDCPDCGAALVRSSGVHCVGCGDRYGVPADATVRDEHCDCDCGLPKMRVERGLAFNVCLDRGCESLDAAVKGAFDREWECPEPDCDGDLRILRRGGLIAGCEHYPDCDTGFAVPAGVVDGECDCGLPTFETASGVRCLDATCDRALESPLGADSVADD
- the endA gene encoding tRNA-intron lyase, yielding MSLEGRFDADEGVVHVGGDARQRYHDSRGYGYPLEGNEIALAPVEAAHLLYRGDLEAVVNTASGERLGFREFIAREPGDDFGVRFLVYADLRSRGFYLSPAAEPWVSDPPGGEADFAVFPRGKGPGDGEIAYALRIIGERTDIPAAELREGVLAVVDEESEITYFEVGRRDPTGTSDSDASLPTECEADLLADRVVVWEPPLDLYERTFYGQPLEGREYDEPTLQCSLLEAAYLAERGAIDLEPETVRERGREVEGERFDRRLTVYTALRERGVVPKTGYKFGADFRTYADVESVEDLGHSELLVRVHPAGYVFEPRDLALDVRLAHGVRKTMVFALVGEGSDGRAELEWWSLERLTP
- a CDS encoding tubulin/FtsZ family protein yields the protein MQLEVIGVGGAGCRIADAIRAAEPTDRSFLTDVFAFDTDGNDLNRTVIPESNRVRYGPDDIEGGLEGDLERGRSVGRDYADDLLESADRSTPGAADGILVAVGLGGATGSGAVPALVSALQRRSDAPVYVLATLPADREFDAAADASGSGPRASEPSTADAPPRPNAAVNAVATLERLDGVASAIITFDNEDWLRPGETLADGRDRCNRELATRVAAVFADGGGSAESVAQTVIDASDIRRIVGDQSAIVALGYGDQAVETSGSRFGLGLLSAEPDVDTSEAVSAVETVVRKGIRGKLTLDCDPETAERGLLIVGGPPAWLNRRAIAEGRRTLESAVGGSGILGGDSPRPDGDRVFAAVVLAGVESDRLAALRTAADRADQTDRAD
- a CDS encoding ornithine cyclodeaminase family protein is translated as MTDVPILTDGDIYSQFDYEGVVDAVRSAFAERAAGTLEAPPRWHVDAGEGELVFTAGAATGPANAAGFRVYETHPDDGEGHTELVAIFDATTGAFEGLVVGHAIGGLRTGGIGGVAIDRLAREGCETVGVLGSGFQARAQVGAACAAREFTEVLVYSPTTGSRESFAETVDGEVDPPVRAVDDPEPVVREAEALVCATDSEEPVFDADWLAPGTHVTTIGPRFRDAHELPLAVVDRADVVATDSLPQVDDYDRPYIVAGEDRERMIELADMLEDPGLGRQREDDVTLFCSVGLAGTEVVLGKRFLKRFA
- a CDS encoding methylated-DNA--[protein]-cysteine S-methyltransferase; the encoded protein is MRIQLFGREQEIDGSAIDAEPAVIRDQVREYEAGERTAFDLEIAFPDDFTGTVMRAMTAIPAGETRTYGEIASALDSAPIAVGQACGRNPVPVIVPCHRIVGADSLTGYAGGLALKRRLLEHEGAAIPGEP